One Brassica napus cultivar Da-Ae chromosome C2, Da-Ae, whole genome shotgun sequence DNA window includes the following coding sequences:
- the LOC125582234 gene encoding uncharacterized protein LOC125582234 produces MLDQCNPHVKAFRSARDRFDVEGSTGYRMRLIESRQSDGRTHNLPTANEVAALIPGDFVLNMETRDIVLESTSGKLQRISELHPAYLPLQYPLLFPYGEDGFRLNIPIGFEDSTARKRKNVTMREYFAFRILERRWEAPTITRSGRLFHQFLVDAYTMIESSRLRYLWLNQKKLRSSSYAAIQKAATRAGAKMAEQGSRIFIPATFTGEKVMYTIEFQKEECHTLIFLSSWKNDQKFPTADDIDKIISAEIPDKTVDPDLYVIVGDCMMHGPCGAAKKDNVCMVNGKCSKMFRKPLNIRTSIDANGFPAYMRRIDGRFIEKNGIRLDNGFVVPYNRDLMLRYRVHMNVEWCVQTRAVKYLFKYIHKGPDYASAAMGKEDEDGVIDEIKTYYDCRYITACESSWRILAFPTHFRTTSVEKLGFHLPDQELVRENGYHGNGLCDREDCAYSAIRGPTSYEDIRTVDGVFLYHTYEDACYALGLMDDDKEFIEAIKDASDCSSATYARKLFARMLVSKSLSQPHVVWEATWEYLTDDILYKKRRETGRPDMNLTIEQIKNIALTEIENHLLSNGRSLKKWAPHAKARKFWRDYNGNRLIDDELNYVVEDQLKENERLMAMITDEQRGVYEQILDAVLNDSGGVFFLYGYGGTEKPSYTEHSRQLSDLKLLFSVEISDRFYRLYLEVVEQRLVLAALNSSYLWEHCKVLKLTKNMRLLAGLTDDAAKELESFSNWILDIGDGKKINLPNDGQVEIDIPSDLLIQNSGEDPIETMAKEVYGQAFQNFNR; encoded by the exons AGTTGCAAAGGATAAGTGAATTACATCCGGCGTATTTGCCTCTGCAATATCCACTATTGTTTCCATATGGAGAGGATGGCTTTCGATTAAATATTCCTATTGGTTTTGAAGACAGCACTGCGAGAAAACGCAAGAATGTAACTATGCGTGAGTACTTTGCATTTCGGATTTTAGAGAGGAGGTGGGAAGCACCTACAATTACAAGATCAGGCAGATTGTTTCATCAGTTCCTTGTGGACGCTTACACAATGATAGAATCGAGTAGACTACGTTACTTGTGGCTGAATCAGAAAAAGCTCCGGTCAAGTAGTTACGCTGCAATCCAGAAAGCAGCTACAAGAGCTGGAGCTAAGATGGCGGAACAAGGGAGCCGAATTTTCATTCCAGCAACTTTCACCGGGGAAAAAG tAATGTACACGATTGAGTTTCAAAAAGAGGAATGCCACACGCTCATATTCTTGTCTTCATggaaaaatgatcaaaaatttCCAACAGCCGATGATATAGATAAGATTATTTCCGCTGAAATACCAGACAAGACAGTAGATCCAGACCTGTATGTGATCGTTGGGGATTGTATGATGCATGGTCCTTGCGGTGCAGCAAAGAAGGATAATGTATGTATGGTTAACGGTAAATGTTCTAAGATGTTTCGAAAACCTCTCAACATCAGGACATCGATTGACGCAAATGGATTTCCAGCTTACATGCGTCGGATTGATGGTAGGTTCATTGAGAAAAATGGAATCAGATTAGACAATGGATTTGTTGTACCATACAACAGAGACCTCATGCTTCGATATCGCGTCCATATGAATGTAGAGTGGTGCGTCCAAACACGAGCtgttaagtatcttttcaaataTATTCATAAGGGACCTGATTATGCCTCAGCTGCAATGggtaaagaagatgaagatggcgTCATTGACGAAATCAAAACATATTACGACTGCag ATATATTACTGCATGCGAGTCGTCTTGGCGGATTCTTGCTTTTCCTACACATTTTCGTACTACTTCTGTAGAGAAACTTGGCTTTCATCTTCCGGATCAGGAACTT GTACGTGAGAATGGGTACCACGGAAACGGGCTTTGCGATAGGGAGGATTGCGCATATTCAGCCATCAG AGGGCCGACATCATACGAGGATATAAGAACAGTTGATGGTGTGTTTTTATATCATACATACGAAGATGCTTGCTATGCGTTGGGATTGATGGATGATGACAAGGAATTCATAGAAGCTATCAAAGATGCCAGTGACTGTAGTTCTGCGACGTATGCAAGGAAGCTTTTTGCGAGAATGTTGGTTTCCAAATCGTTGTCTCAGCCTCATGTAGTGTGGGAAGCTACTTGGGAGTATCTTACCGACGATATTCTTTACAAGAAGCGGCGAGAAACTGGACGACCTG ATATGAACTTGACCATAGAGCAGATCAAAAATATTGCTCTTACTGAGATCGAAAATCATTTGCTCAGCAATGGTCGTAGCCTCAAGAAATGGGCCCCACATGCCAAAGCCAGAAAATTTTGGAGAGATTACAACGGCAATCGCCTTATAGATGATGAGCTTAATTATGTTGTGGAAGATCAGCTAAAGGAAAATGAAAGACTTATGGCGATGATAACAGATGAGCAAAGAGGGGTATACGAACAGATTCTGGATGCAGTTTTAAATGATAGCGGTGGAGTGTTCTTTCTTTATGGTTATGGAGGCACAGAAAAACCTTCGTATACAGAGCACTCTCGTCAGCTATCCGATCTAAAG TTGTTGTTTTCGGTGGAGATTTCAGACAGATTTTACCGGTTATACCTAGAGGTGGTAGAGCAGAGACTTGTTTTGGCGGCTCTGAATTCGTCATATCTTTGGGAGCACTGCAAAGTTCTGAAGCTAACAAAAAACATGAGATTGCTGGCTGGTCTTACTGATGATGCAGCAAAAGAGCTTGAATCCTTCTCAAACTGGATTTTGGATATAGgagatggaaaaaaaataaatttgcctAACGACGGTCAAGTTGAGATTGACATCCCTTCTGATTTGCTGATACAAAATAGTGGAGAAGACCCTATTGAGACTATGGCAAAAGAGGTTTATGGACAAGCTTTTCAAAACTTCAACAGATAA
- the LOC125582235 gene encoding uncharacterized protein LOC125582235, with translation MARQGDGFEGNVQHLQHNPIYNCKTCNKDFEHAIHCYYLVVRVSDDSKGEVKFLLFNNIAERLIRRPAFELVQEAGQENPHFLPQSLTDLIGRKLLFKITIATRQGPNMTRHSIPTGPAVSVEDAPREATQSPFQQTKTNEFIPPPRFIVEDHPEAYNNRYAMESESENENDNEDEENQTYTTYPAGETLINTSPQHIPQETNNTVTSPIVIGIQKNGYYDDGDPGWNFVLPRLANPPMELMTLLCKGDELSKHYREFIRAYNMMFSFTSLGGKIDHSINNGRGPFVFRMSGENYHRIGDIVPEPGQAPKFSQLYIIDTLNEIKNRLDAYAGSDRAAAKKLREPLVLLLKNMLDQCNPHVKAFRSARDRFDVEGSTGYRMRLIESRQSDGRTHNLPTANEVAALIPGDFVLNMETRDIVLESTSGKLQRISELHPAYLPLQYPLLFPYGEDGFRLNIPIGFEDSTARKRKNVTMREYFAFRILERRWEAPTITRSGRLFHQFLVDAYTMIESSRLRYLWLNQKKLRSSSYAAIQKAATRAGAKMAEQGSRIFIPATFTGGKRYMKQHYYDAMALCKYHGFPDIFITFTCNPKWPEVTRYLKKYNLTTEDRPEILCRVFKMKLDNLIGELTKKNGSLFGPVAAVMYTIEFQKRGMPHAHILVFMEKGSKFPTADDIDKIISAEIPDKTVDPDLYVIVGDCMMHGPCGAAKKDNVCMVNGKCSKMFPKPLNIRTSIDANGFPAYMRRIDGRFIEKNGIRLDNGFVVPYNRDLMLRYRAHMNVEWCVQTRAVKYLFKYIHKGPDYASAAMDKEDEDGVIDEIKTYYDCRYITACESSWRILAFPTHFRTTSVEKLGFHLPDQELVFFDEDEPIESILNKKTVNQSMFLAWFIANRKYAEARELTYAEFPTKFVWKSGTREWVPRKRGFAIGRIAHIQPSGDELYFLRVLLNWVRGPTSYEDIRTVDGVLYHTYEDACYALGLMDDDKEFIEAIKDASDCSSATYARKLFARMLVSKSLSQPHVVWEATWEYLTDDILYKKRRETGRPDMNLTIEQIKNIALTEIENHLLSNGRSLKKWPHMPKPENFGDYNGNRLIDDELNYVVEDQLKENERLMAMITDEQRGVYEQILDAVLNDSGGVFFLYGYGGT, from the exons atGGCCAGACAAGGAGATGGTTTTGAGGGAAACGTGCAACATCTTCAACATAATCCTATATACAACTGCAAAACATGCAACAAGGATTTTGAACATGCTATTCACTG TTACTACTTGGTTGTACGTGTCTCTGATGACTCAAAGGGAGAAGTCAAGTTTTTGCTTTTCAACAATATTGCGGAGAGGCTCATTAGGAGACCTGCGTTTGAGTTAGTCCAAGAGGCTGGTCAG GAAAATCCACATTTTCTACCTCAGTCTCTAACTGATTTGATTGGGAGAAAACTTCTATTTAAGATTACTATCGCAA CAAGACAAGGTCCCAACATGACACGCCATAGTATCCCGACTGGTCCAGCAGTGTCTGTAGAAGATGCACCTCGTGAAG CTACTCAAAGTCCATTCCAACAAACCAAAACCAATGAATTCATTCCTCCACCAAGGTTCATCGTCGAGGATCATCCTGAAG CTTACAATAATCGATATGCAATGGAAAGTGAGtctgaaaatgaaaatgataatGAAGATGAGGAGAATCAGACTTACACTACCTATCCAGCTGGAGAGACTTTGATAAACACATCACCACAACATATCCCACAAGAAACTAATAATACAGTTACTTCGCCTATTGTCATTGGGATACAAAAAAACG GTTACTACGACGACGGAGATCCAGGTTGGAATT TTGTACTTCCTCGGCTCGCGAATCCTCCAATGGAGTTAATGACTTTGTTATGCAAAGGAGACGAGTTAAGCAAACATTATCGAGAGTTCATACGAGCTTACAATATGATGTTCTCTTTCACATCTCTTGGGGGGAAGATAGATCATTCTATTAACAATGGTCGTGGACCATTTGTTTTCCGAATGTCCGGTGAGAACTATCATCGTATTGGTGATATAGTTCCCGAGCCTGGACAAGCTCCAAAATTTTCCCAGCTCTATATCATTGACACTTTAAATGAGATCAAAAATAGACTTGACGCTTATGCCGG GTCTGACAGAGCTGCTGCTAAGAAACTAAGAGAACCActtgttcttcttctgaagAATATGTTAGATCAGTGTAACCCTCATGTCAAGGCTTTTAGGTCTGCAAGAGACAGATTCGACGTGGAAGGATCAACAGGTTATAGGATGAGATTGATTGAAAGTCGACAATCTGATGGACGGACCCATAATCTGCCGACTGCAAATGAAGTTGCTGCTTTGATACCTggagattttgttttaaatatggaGACACGAGATATTGTTCTAGAGAGTACAAGTGGAAAGTTGCAAAGGATAAGTGAATTACATCCGGCGTATTTGCCTCTGCAATATCCACTATTGTTTCCATATGGAGAGGATGGCTTTCGATTAAATATTCCTATTGGTTTTGAAGACAGCACTGCGAGAAAACGCAAGAATGTAACTATGCGTGAGTACTTTGCATTTCGGATTTTAGAGAGGAGGTGGGAAGCACCTACAATTACAAGATCAGGCAGATTGTTTCATCAGTTCCTTGTGGACGCTTACACAATGATAGAATCGAGTAGACTACGTTACTTGTGGCTGAATCAGAAAAAGCTCCGGTCAAGTAGTTACGCTGCAATCCAGAAAGCAGCTACAAGAGCTGGAGCTAAGATGGCGGAACAAGGGAGCCGAATTTTCATTCCAGCAACTTTCACCGGGGGAAAAAGGTATATGAAGCAGCACTACTATGATGCCATGGCTCTGTGCAAATACCATGGATTTCCCGATATTTTCATCACTTTTACGTGTAATCCAAAATGGCCTGAAGTTACAAGGTATCTGAAAAAATATAACCTGACCACCGAAGACAGGCCAGAAATATTGTGTAGAGTTTTCAAGATGAAACTCGATAATCTTATCGGCGAGTTGACTAAAAAGAACGGCTCCTTATTCGGTCCTGTTGCTGCAG tAATGTACACGATTGAGTTTCAAAAAAGAGGAATGCCACACGCTCATATTCTTGTCTTCATGGAAAAAGGATCAAAATTTCCAACAGCCGATGATATAGATAAGATTATTTCCGCTGAAATACCAGACAAGACAGTAGATCCAGACCTGTATGTGATCGTTGGGGATTGTATGATGCATGGTCCTTGCGGTGCAGCAAAGAAGGATAATGTATGTATGGTTAACGGTAAATGTTCTAAGATGTTTCCGAAACCTCTCAACATCAGGACATCGATTGACGCAAATGGATTTCCAGCTTACATGCGTCGGATTGATGGTAGGTTCATTGAGAAAAATGGAATCAGATTAGACAATGGATTTGTTGTACCATACAACAGAGACCTCATGCTTCGATATCGCGCCCATATGAATGTAGAGTGGTGCGTCCAAACACGAGCtgttaagtatcttttcaaataTATTCATAAGGGACCTGATTATGCCTCAGCTGCAATggataaagaagatgaagatggcgTCATTGACGAAATCAAAACATATTACGACTGCag ATATATTACTGCATGCGAGTCGTCTTGGCGGATTCTTGCTTTTCCTACACATTTTCGTACTACTTCTGTAGAGAAACTTGGCTTTCATCTTCCGGATCAGGAACTGGTATTTTTTGATGAAGACGAACCTATTGAGAGTATTCTCAACAAAAAGACTGTCAACCAATCCATGTTTTTGGCCTGGTTCATAGCAAACAGAAAATATGCAGAGGCAAGAGAGTTGACATATGCGGAATTTCCAACAAAATTCGTTTGGAAATCAGGTACGAGAGAATGGGTACCACGGAAACGAGGCTTTGCGATAGGGAGGATTGCGCATATTCAGCCATCAGGTGATGAGCTATATTTCTTAAGAGTATTGCTAAACTGGGTAAGAGGGCCGACATCATACGAGGATATAAGAACAGTTGATGGTGTTTTATATCATACATACGAAGATGCTTGCTATGCGTTGGGATTGATGGATGATGACAAGGAATTCATAGAAGCTATCAAAGATGCCAGTGACTGTAGTTCTGCGACGTATGCAAGGAAGCTTTTTGCGAGAATGTTGGTTTCCAAATCGTTGTCTCAGCCTCATGTAGTGTGGGAAGCTACTTGGGAGTATCTTACCGACGATATTCTTTACAAGAAGCGGCGAGAAACTGGACGACCTG ATATGAACTTGACCATAGAGCAGATCAAAAATATTGCTCTTACTGAGATCGAAAATCATTTGCTCAGCAATGGTCGTAGCCTCAAGAAATGGCCCCACATGCCAAAGCCAGAAAATTTTGGAGATTACAATGGCAATCGCCTTATAGATGATGAGCTTAATTATGTTGTGGAAGATCAGCTAAAGGAAAATGAAAGACTTATGGCGATGATAACAGATGAGCAAAGAGGGGTATACGAACAGATTCTGGATGCAGTTTTAAATGATAGCGGTGGAGTGTTCTTTCTTTATGGTTATGGAGGCACATGA
- the LOC106358650 gene encoding ATP-dependent DNA helicase PIF1-like, whose translation MIVLNTASSGIAALLLEGGRTAHSRFGIPIDADEFSTCKKMEPGSDCAELVKAAKLIVWDEAPMMSRHCFETLDRTMRDIIRSCEDKPFGGKVVVFGGDFRQILPVIPGGGRAETVLAALNSSYLWEHCKVLKLTKNMRLLAGLTDDAAKELESFSNWILDIGDGKINLPNDGQVEIDIPSDLLIQNSGEDPIETMAKEVYGQAFQTSTDKDLYRHRAILTPTNDEVDKINDYMLSQLPGNMFYHLFLCSTNFVHITKQTDLHMLSGEEKVYLSSDSIIPSDVDIEENVVYPAEFLNSVKVAGLPRHCLKLKVGAPIMCLRNMDVADGLCNGTRLIVTQLLPHVKEGRIITGNKIAGHPVWIPRMFVTPPHTKFPFRMRRRQFPVTLAFAMTINKSQGQTLESVGLFLPRPVFSHGQLYVALSRVKSRSGLKILITGKEGKRRQKR comes from the coding sequence ATGATTGTTCTAAATACCGCATCAAGTGGAATTGCAGCATTGTTGTTGGAAGGAGGTAGAACCGCACATTCCAGATTTGGTATTCCGATAGATGCAGACGAATTCAGCACTTGCAAGAAAATGGAGCCAGGATCAGATTGTGCAGAATTAGTTAAAGCGGCAAAGTTAATTGTATGGGATGAGGCGCCTATGATGAGCAGACACTGTTTTGAGACGTTGGATCGCACTATGCGTGATATTATAAGATCTTGTGAAGATAAACCTTTTGGGGGTAAAGTTGTTGTTTTCGGTGGAGATTTCAGACAGATTTTACCGGTTATACCTGGAGGTGGTAGAGCAGAGACTGTTTTGGCGGCTCTGAATTCGTCATATCTTTGGGAGCACTGCAAAGTTCTGAAGCTAACAAAAAACATGAGATTGCTGGCTGGTCTTACTGATGATGCAGCAAAAGAGCTTGAATCCTTCTCAAACTGGATTTTGGATATAGGagatggaaaaataaatttgccTAACGACGGTCAAGTTGAGATTGACATCCCTTCTGATTTGCTGATACAAAATAGTGGAGAAGACCCTATTGAGACTATGGCAAAAGAGGTTTATGGACAAGCTTTTCAAACTTCAACAGATAAGGATTTGTATAGACATCGAGCCATTCTTACTCCCACAAATGATGAAGTGGATAAAATAAATGACTACATGCTTTCGCAGTTGCCAGGTAACATGTTTTATCATTTATTCTTATGTTCAACTAACTTTGTACATATCACTAAACAAACGGATTTACATATGCTTTCAGGAGAAGAGAAGGTTTACCTTAGCTCTGACAGTATTATCCCATCCGATgttgacatagaagaaaatGTCGTATATCCTGCAGAGTTTTTGAACAGTGTTAAAGTGGCTGGACTGCCTAGACATTGCTTGAAGCTCAAGGTTGGTGCTCCTATCATGTGTCTTCGTAACATGGATGTTGCAGATGGTTTATGTAATGGTACTAGGCTAATTGTTACTCAGTTACTGCCCCATGTGAAAGAAGGTAGAATTATAACCGGAAACAAAATTGCTGGACATCCGGTTTGGATCCCTAGAATGTTTGTCACACCACCTCACACCAAGTTCCCCTTCAGAATGCGTCGAAGACAGTTTCCAGTTACTTTGGCTTTCGCGATGACCATCAACAAAAGTCAAGGTCAAACACTGGAAAGTGTTGGGTTGTTTCTGCCTAGGCCAGTGTTCTCTCATGGTCAGCTCTACGttgcactttcaagagttaagtcgagatctggattgaaaatcctaataactggtaaagaagggaAACGCAGACAAAAACGttga